One genomic window of Notamacropus eugenii isolate mMacEug1 chromosome 6, mMacEug1.pri_v2, whole genome shotgun sequence includes the following:
- the LOC140511815 gene encoding olfactory receptor 5AC1-like, which translates to MMEENETLVIEFVLLGFTNNLQLQVLLFMVFLVIYIITMVGNVGLIVLIWMNSHLHTPMYFFLGNLALGDACISSTVSPKMLVSFITHNKVISFSKCMAQFHFLAFSGTTESLILAAMAYDRYVAICKPLLYPVVMTNRLCSQLSVFSYVVGFLHSILHVGLLFRLHFCHSNQIHHFFCDIMPLYKISCNDPFINVLMVFIFSGSIQVFIILCILISYACILFAILKKKSQKGRSKAFSTCGAHLFSVSLFFGSALFMYVCPRSLQADNQDMMDSLFYTIIIPMLNPFIYSLRNKEVTEALRIVLKQIVLPK; encoded by the coding sequence atgatggaagaaaatgagacactGGTAATAGAATTTGTTCTCTTGGGATTTACAAATAATCTACAGCTTCAGGTTCTCCTCTTCATGGTGTTTTTGGTTATCTACATCATAACCATGGTGGGTAATGTTGGACTGATTGTGCTTATCTGGATGAACTCTCACCTTCACACCCCTATGTACTTCTTCCTTGGCAATTTAGCTTTAGGTGATGCTTGTATTTCATCCACAGTAAGCCCTAAGATGTTGGTGAGCTTCATCACACACAATAAAGTGATATCCTTTTCTAAATGCATggcacaatttcattttttggcaTTCAGTGGAACCACAGAAAGTTTAATTCTAGCTGCAATGGCATATGACAGATATGTAGCCATCTGTAAGCCCTTGCTTTATCCAGTGGTGATGACTAACAGGTTATGCAGCCAACTATCAGTCTTTTCATATGTAGTTGGCTTTCTTCATTCTATCTTGCATGTGGGTTTATTATTTAGATTACATTTCTGCCACTCTAACCAGATCCATCACTTTTTTTGTGATATCATGCCTTTATATAAAATTTCCTGTAATGACCCTTTTATTAATGTTCTGATGGTTTTTATCTTCTCTGGGTCAATTCAGGtctttattattttgtgtatCCTCATCTCTTATGCTTGTATCCTCTTTGCCATTctgaaaaagaaatctcaaaaaggAAGAAGCAAAGCCTTTTCCACTTGTGGTGCTCACCTGTTCTCTGTGTCCTTATTCTTTGGATCTGCCCtctttatgtatgtgtgtccACGATCATTACAAGCAGATAATCAAGACATGATGGATTCTTTGTTCTATACTATTATAATTCCTATGTTAAATCCTTTTATCTACAGCCTGAGAAACAAGGAAGTTACAGAAGCCCTGAGA